TTGGATTCAAATGAGCTTTctgggttttttttaatcatcgGCTCAGCCCAccgcttgcagatattgtcctctttggctttCCAACACGtaaacacccttataaagcgtgtttcgttctcctccccaaccgatgtgggatctcacatttctGCTGGGTTTGAACATTGTTGGTTATAGAACTGTGGCTTTGTTTGTTGAGGATCTTGGAGTTTTGTGGTGAATAACTTCATATAgttgtttgttcttcattttctatgAAGTTCTTGAGTGTAGATGAACTTACAACTCCTGGCTGTGcttgatctttcttttttcagtttAAAAGATTGTTTGTTGTCATGAGGAGTCTCTGATATTCACATTTGGCTTGTCAAGTTAAGGAGTTCTTGTTTCTAATTGAATGTTAACTCTGCTTGTTATCATATTCTGCTTCAGGGTAGTTCTAAGCAACGTCGTTTCCGTTCGGAGCAGTGTCGATAGGGTACAAGCTGCTCGAATTTACTGGCTTCTGAGATCTAGTTCACTGTCATTCATCACCTGGTTCTGTTCATAGGAACAATGGCTCAAGTAGTTCATAATTCTGTGCTTCTAGTTATCGTTGTCCTTTTAGTTAGAATCGGTCTTTCACAGCAATCGTCGCAGACTCGGACGCTTCTAAGAATACAGCAACTCCTGAACTTCCCAGCTGTGTTAAGTACCTGGAATAACAACACAGATTTTTGCAACTTGGAACCAGATTCTTCTGTGACTGTTGTATGCTATGGAGGAAACATGACCCAGTTGCATATAATCGGCAAGAAAGGAGCTGTTCTATTACCTCGTAACTTTTCGATGAACGCGTTCGTTAATACCCTTGTTAAGCTTCCAGATTTGAAAGTACTTACATTAGTTTCTCTTGGTTTATGGGGTTCAATTCCTGGTAGAATAGCTCATTTATCATCTCTGGAAATACTAAACATGAGCTCGAACTTCCTATATGGTGGCATCCCTCAAGAGATATCGTTGCTATCAGGCCTTCGGACGCTTATACTCGATGGTAACATGCTTGCAGGCCAGCTTCCTGAATGGTTCCGTGCGCTTCCGCTGCTTACTGTTTTGAGCTTGAAACACAATGTTCTAAATGGATCTTTGCCCAATTCACTGAGTGAGCTGGAAAATCTTAGAGTTCTTTCACTTTCACATAACCATTTTTATGGGGAGTTGCCTGATCTTAGCACTTTGACGAACCTTCAAGTGCTCGAATTGGAAGATAATGGCTTTGGACCTCAATTCCCTCAGCTTGGAAATAAGCTAGTTACCCTTAAACTGAGTAGAAACAAGTTCAGGTCGAGTATCCCTGCTGAAGTTAACTCGTTTTACCAGCTTCAATATCTCGACGTCGCTTTGAATTCGTTGGTTGGGCCGTTGCCACCGGTATTGTTTTCGCTACAGTCTCTTTCGTATCTCAATATATCAAGGAACAAGCTCACAGGAATGGTTTTTGATAATATTTCTTGCAACGATGAACTTAAATTTGTGGATTTATCCTCAAATCTTTTGACTGGAAGCTTGCCAAAGTGTCTGCTATCAGATGATAAGAACAGGGTTGTCTTGTATGCTAGGAATTGTCTTGTCACTGAAGAACAACAGCAGCATCCTGTTTCGTTTTGTCGAAACGAAGCATTAGCTGTGGGCATTGTAGCtgagggaaagaagaaagaccGATCTCGTAAGGCTGTTCTTGCCCTGAGTATCGTTGGCAGTGTCGTTGGAGTGATTGTGTTACTTGGCATTGGTTTCTTTGTAgtaagaaggaaaaatgagaagaataCGACGAAAAAACCTCGAACGACTTTAATAATAGAGAATCCTTCTGCTGAATACACATCAAAGCTGTTCTCTGATGCAAGTAAgatcattttttcttatctaCCTTTAGTTTAGCTGCGTTCGGATTTCAAGAACAGGGTGTACTAGTTCTTGAGAGCGACGTTCTCTCTACCTGCACGTGCCTCCACAAGTTCGTGTGTGGAAAGAAACTATCtgatttgagttttttaatGCTTACAAAAGTTTGACTCCAAATTTGCTCTTTCTTGCCTCACTTTCAGGGTATATATCTCAGACAATGAAGTTTGCTCCACTTGGCCTTTCAACTTATAGAGTGCTCTCTTATGAAGAGATTGAGGAAGCTACTAATAACTTTGACTCTTCTGCTTTCATGGGTGAAGGTTCTCAAGGACAGGTATAACCAAATCTTGTTTATGATACCCAACTCTTTCATTTTGAATAAGAGCATGATGTGtgcgtcctcgttgacactcgttcccttctccaatcggtGTGGGATcacccaatccaccccttcggggccaagcgtccttgttgacacaccacctcgtgtccaccctcgTTGGAGgtttagcctcctcgctggcacatcgcctggtgtctagctttgataccatttgtaacgacccaagcccaccgttacagatattgtcctctttgggttttcccttttgagcttcccctcaaggtttttaaaacacgtcttctagggagaggtttccatactcttataaagaatgcttcgttctcctcccatctgatgtaggatctcacaatctacctcccttcagggctcaacgtcctcgttgacacttgttcccttctccaatcaatgtgggactccccaatccaccccccttcagggcccagcatccttgctggcacatcgccttgtgtccacccccctttggggttcagcctcctcgttggcgcattacccgatgtctggctctgataccatttgtaacgtcttaagctcactgctagcagatattgtcctctttgagctctctctttcgagcttcttctcaaggtttttaaaacgcatcttctagggagaggtttccacaccgttataaagaATGCGTCGTTCGCCTCCcaaaccaatgtgagatctcacaatctacgcccctttgaggctcagcGCCCTCATTATcattcgttctcttctccagtcgatgtgagacccacaatccactccccttcggggcccagcgtccttgttggcacaccgccttgtgtccaccccttaGGGGTTCAaactcctcgttggcacatcgcccaatgtttggctctggtaccatttgtaacagcccaagccctccgctagcagatattgttctctttggaatttacctttcgggcttcccctcaaggtttttagaacgcgtcttctagagagaggtttccacacccttataaagaatgtttcgttctcctcccaaaccaacgtgagatctcacacagaAACTTCTCCTTGCTTCGGTTTccataatttcaatttcaaacaaaCAGTTCTAAATCATATATTCCTTTATGTTGGTATGAAAACTTTGTTGTGGATGAAGTGCTTTTTGTACACTTCATATCTTGCATTGTCAATCtgattaataaagaaaactgTTCATCGAAGACTTTGTCCTTCCTTTTTTGTTATCAGATATACCGAGGTCAGCTGAAGGATGGTTCTTTTGTTGCCATTAGATGccttaaaatgaaaagaagatataGCACCCAAAACTTCACGCATCATATCGACCTTATCTCGAAACTCAGACACCGTCATTTGGTTAGCGCTCTCGGACACTGCTTTGAGTTATATTTGGACGATTCAAGTGTCAGCAGAATATTTCTCGTCTTCGAATACGTGCCTAATGGCACTCTGAAAAGCTGGATATCTGGTACTTTATGAACATTAATAGTTTGCTTCTCATTATTTCTGCATTTTCACTATTCAAACTTAGTGCTAATGTATGCATTGCAGAAAGGCATTCGCGACGATCGCTTACTTGGACACAACGTATAGCAGCAGCGGTCGGAATAGCGAAAGGCCTCCAGTTTTTGCATACAGTTGCTGGtgtatattcaaataaaattaaaataactgaTGTATTACTGGATCAAAACCTTGTTGCAAAAATTAGCAGCTACAACCTTCCTCTAATGGCTGAGAGCATGGCCGAGGTACAACGaagacgtttttttttctgttggGCAGTCTATTCACCTCCTTGGCTTGTTTTGTTCGTTCTAGTTCGTAACGACCTGGTTAACTTCTCAGGTTAGTCGGGGAAAATCTTCCGGTGGATCGAAAGATCACAGTGACAATGAAAGGTTGATGGCACTCTAGCATAGTACAGCGGGACATGACATGAATTATCCAACAAAAACAGCTCTTCTATCCTCTTGTCTACTATGAAGTTGACTCTCTCTTTTGTTACTTCACAGGATCAATCAAGAAGCTCAAGCTGACATCTATGACTTTGGAGTAATATTATTAGAAATCATCCGTGGACGAGCCTTCAAATCGAAAGGCGAAATTAACGTGTTAAGAGAGAAGGTAATAGAGAATACGTTGCTTTTTGTGTACGTGCATGTGCGTGTGTGTCGTTCTATGaatgtgagattctacattggtcggagaggggaacgaagcattccttgtaagggtatgaaaacctctccctaatagatgcgttttaaaaccgtgaggttgacggtgatacgtaacgagccaaagcggacaatatctgctagtggtgggcttaggctgttacaaatggtatcagagctaggcacagaacagtgtgctagcaaggatgcttggcctccaagggggtggattgtgagatcccacattggttggagaggggaacgaagcattccttataagggtatgaaaacctctcccagcagatgcgttttaaaatcgtgaggttgacggcgatacgtaacaggccaaaatggacaatatctgctagcagtatgcttggactgttacatatggtatcagagccagacaccgaatagtgtgctagcgaggacgctggcccccaaggggatggattgtgagatcccatattggctggagagtagaacgaagcattctttctaagggtgtggaaacctctccctagtagacgcgttttaaaaccgtgaggctgacgatgatacgtaacgggccaaagcggacaatatctactagcggtgggcttgggctgttttaaatggtatcagagtcaagtACTgaacggtgtgccaatgaggacgctggcccccaagggggtggattgtgagatcccacattggttggagagaggaacaaagcattccttataagggtgtggaaacctctccctagcagacacgttttaaaaccatgaggctaacgacaatacgtaacgggccaaaacggacaatatctgctagcagtcgacttgggctgttacaatgaAGTTTCGAGGTTCATATGTTCTCGTTATGATGTTCTTTGATGCATACAGATACAAGAAGCCATTTCATCAGACAGTGTCGCTCGAAAGAGCATAGTCGATCCCGGCGTTCAAAACGAATGCATAGACCAATCGTTGAAGACAATGATGGAAGTTTGTGTCAGGTGTCTGCTCAAGGATCCATTCACAAGACCTTCCATTGAAGATGTTCTCTGGAATTTGCAGTTTGCAGCTCAGGTTCAGGACGCTTGGTGCGGTGAATACCGAAGCAGCGAGGGGTCTCCCGTCTCACCGAAACTCTCCATCTGTTAACGATGGCAAAGAGGTTCTTTCACTTTATCATCTCAATTCTTGGATCTTAACAGTTTGGTTCATAGTCTTGCCATTGTTGtttattcttcaaaattaacaAAGTTTAGGTGTGCATatagatgttttttttgttttatatctataaaaataaaaataaaaatattatgttttttttttttttttttttttttttttttttNTGATTCCGTGATCGAAAATCTAAGGGAAACGAATTTGTTATCGAACGAGCCTTCCCATTGTTACCGTTTGAAAGGGACGAATAGTTTCACAGTAGAAGTATGTCTCCCCTGAAAGACTGCTCGTAGCGACTTGGTTATCTAGAATCACATCTTCTCATATCGAACTTGTTTATAAGTTAGTATTATTAAACACGaacggtgagatcccacattggttggagaggagaaagaagcattacaggtgtggaaacctctctctagtagacgagtttaaaaaactttgagaggaagcgcGAAAAggaaagaccaaagaggacaatatctgcttgtggtgtgtttggactgttacaaatggtacagaggtagacacgaggcgatgtgccagcgaggagactgagcctcgaagggggtggacacgaggcggtgtgtcagcaagaatgttgggtcccgaagggaggtggattatgagatctcacatcaattggggaggagaacgaagcattctttataagggtgtggaaacgaTTTAGGCCGTTATACGAACTTCGGAATGATTATTTGACCCTTGACCCCTTCTTTGTGTTCGTAATTTGGAATATGATAGTTAGTTTTTGTGTATAAATATGATCTTTGATCTCTAAAACGATTGTTTTTTGTCGGTTTGATCTAAGCGTAAGGAACTTGTGTAGTTGAGCCGATTGTTACTTTTGATTATGAGtactaatttttcatttttatggtCGGGTGTGGTCATCGTAATGTTATTGGacaaacccaaaattttagGTTAGGTTGGTTGGACGGGTAATCCAAGTAATCACAATAtgcttcttattattattttacaatttattattcaatttatgATCATAaggaatatttatatatattttttaattgcattaaaatcatttatttaaaaataattgttgatattaataacaaataaacttaatgtactaatttatttataaatgttaataaattaaaattaaattaaaattgaaggcATATTAttgctttatatatatatatatatatatttatttatttatttattacgtCTTCTATGGAGCTCAACTATAAATACTCGCACGGTTTAAAGTAGAAAGGGTGGGGACTTTCCCGCTTACTTTTATAAAGCATTCTTGCACCCTGCTGTTCTGCAATTCTTTTGCTTTCCTCGTTCAAACAGATCATAaacccttctctttctctctctaaacctCGGTTGGATCATCCATGGCGACCAATTTCTGGTCGTTAGCATGCACTCGGTTTCCGAACAGCAGTAATCTGTTGCCGCGGCCTCATTATCCGTCCATGCCCAAATATCCGGCGGGGATTTCGCTACCGGAGAATAGGTTGCCGACGAATGAGTCGACGGCGTTCTTCTCCGTCACTGGAATGACCTGCTCTGCTTGTGCTGGCTCCGTCGAGAAGGCGATCAAACGACTCCCTGGAATTCGTGAAGCCGTCGTTGATGTTTTGAATGCTAAAGCTCGAGTCCAGTTTTACCCTAGCTTCGTTAATGTATGCATCTTCTCTGTCTCTCTGCTTTTCTCTCGCTTGGTTAAATTTGTTTTCGTTTTCGTCTCGTTTTGGATTCGCTTTcatgtgattttgaaatcaataGTTTGAATGATGGACTGTTAGACGTGCTAGCTAAGTATTCGCTGGCTTACGTTGCGTGTTTTTTGAATCGAGATTGCGCCAAAAATTGTTAGGGATTATATTGTTTGTTTAATGCAAAAGGCTCGACCATTCAACTCTAGAGAATTTAGTGGGATCCAAATAAATAGACGAAGCCTAAAACTCTTTCAACTCAACTTGATTTCATTTGTACGAACTTTATGGTTCTGGCAAAGTGAAGATCATTGAGACTGACTGCAAGTTCTTGATCGCACAGAATTTAagttctttattttctcttgGCTATGCATACAGTTGGATCAAATATGTGAGGCAATTAACGATGTAGGCTTTGAAGCAAGTATAGTCAATGACGATATGATTGAAAGATGTCGAATTCATATAATTGGAATGACTTGCACTTCTTGCTCCAAAACTTTGGAATCTACAATACAAGCAATTCGTGGAGTTCAAAACGCCCAAGTTGCATTAGCCACGGAAGAAGCAGAAGTTTGTTTCGATCCAAGAATTTTAAACTACAATCAACTTCTCCAAGCCATTGAAGAATCTGGATTCGAAGCTTTACTTATTAGCACAGAAGAAGATGTAAGCAAGATACAGCTCCAAGTTGATGGAGTGAGATCTGAGAATTCAATGAGAGTGATTGGGAGCTCTCTGGAAGCACTTCCTGGAGTTCTAGGTATTAATATTGACCCTGCACTCAGCAAACTTTCATTGTCTTACAAGCCAAATGTCACCGGACCTCGGAATATAATCCAAGTGATTGAATCAACTGGATCTGGTCGTTTTAAGGCAACAATATTCCCTGAAGAACAGGGCAGAGAAGCCTATAAAAAGGAGGAAATTAAGCAATATTACCGATCATTCTTATGGAGTCTGATATTCACAATTCCAGTGTTTTTAAGCTCTATGGTCTTCACTTATATACCTGGTATTAAGGATGTGCTAGATGCCAAAATTGTCAATATGATGACTGTTGGGGAGCTGCTGAGGTGGGTGTTATCATCTCCCGTACAGTTCATTATTGGAAGGCGGTTCTATACAGGGTCTTACAAAGCATTGCGTCATGGTTCTGCTAATATGGATGTTTTGATTGCTTTGGGGACTAATGCAGCATACTTTTATTCAGTCTACATGGTATTAAGATCTGCAACCTCAAGTGATTTTAAGGCCACAGACTTCTTTGAGACCAGTTCAATGCTTATATCATTCATCCTTCTCGGGAAATATCTTGAGGTCTTCGCTAAGGGAAAAACATCAGAGGCTATTGTGAAGCTTATGAAGTTGGTGCCTGAAACAGCAACCTTGCTTACTTTTGATAATGATGGAAACGTCGTTAGGGAAGTAGAAATTGATAGTCGGTTGATACAAAAGAATGATGTAATTAAAGTCATTCCAGGGGCAAAGGTTGCTTCCGATGGAGTTGTTGTTTGGGGACAAAGTCATGTCAATGAAAGCATGATTACTGGGGAAGCCAAGCCAGTGGCAAAGAGAACGGATGATACGGTGATTGGAGGCACCTTGAATGAGAATGGTGTACTACATGTGAGGGCAACACACGTTGGATCTGAAAGCGCCCTTTCACAGATCGTGCGACTTGTTGAATCGGCTCAAATGGCCAAAGCTCCAGTTCAGAAAATTGCAGATCGCATCTCTAAGTTTTTTGTGCCAATGGTATGTAAGTCTTGCTCTAACTTTTCTTAATGATTTAATCCATTTTCATAGTTTCAATTAGGAAAACCTGCAAAATCTGATCATTGTCTGCGGTTAAAGCTGTAGATTTTGTAGTTTTCCTTTGAAACCATATATGTAAAACAGCGAGTTCAATGCTGATTTCTCTGTGTAGGTTATAGTCCTTTCATTGACAACATGGCTCGTCTGGTTTCTTACTGGGAAGTATGGTGGCTACCCAAAGTCCTGGATACCTTCTTCCATGGATAGCTTTGAGCTTGCTCTCCAGTTTGGCATTTCAGTTATGGTCATAGCATGCCCTTGTGCTTTGGGCCTGGCAACTCCAACTGCAGTCATGGTTGCAACAGGAGTTGGAGCCTCAAAAGGTGTTTTAATTAAAGGTGGCCAAGCATTAGAGAGTGCTCACAAGGTTATTAAATATTCCAGTCCTGCTTTAACTCtcttttgatatattttttccttttcattacTGCTTTGAAAATTCTGATTCATTTTGGCTTAATAAAATTGTGCCAAAGATGAGAGGACATGATTCACCATACAAATTTTGTAATGGCcatgcccaccgctagcattgttctctttgggcttccatTTTGGGCTTccattttgggcttccctcaaggcttttaaaacgcgtctctcaaggcttttaaaacgcgtctctcaaggcttttaaaacgcgtctgctagggagaggtttctagaccttataaagaatgtttcgttctcttccccaactgatatgggatctcacaatccattctccttcaaggcccagtgttcttgctggcactcattcccttctctatcgaagtgggaccccccaatccataGCACACTGTCTTGTGTCCACTcgcctttggggctcagcctcctcgctgacacatcgttcggtgtctggctttgataccatttttaatgatccaagcccaccgctagcaaatattgtcttttttttggttttccctttcgggcttcctctcaaggtttttaaaatgcgtcggctacgaagaggtttctacacccttataaagaatgtttcgttctcctcctcaatcgaCATGAGATCTCCCAAATTGTGAATAAGTATGTCCTCTTCCTAGTTTCCATCTTTTCCCAGTAAACAATATAGGCTTAACAGAATGATTCAGTTAGCTTATTTACGTTCTACAAACTCATGAACGTTGATAGTCTTGAggccatttttcttctttgttctctcgagtattttaatataatgctgtgaataataataacttgTAGGTGAATTGTATTGTGTTCGACAAAACTGGAACTCTTACAGTCGGGAAGCCAGTTGTGGTGAAAACAAAGCTACTAAAAAATATGGTTCTGAAAGAATTCTATGAACTAGTTGCCGCAACTGAGGTCGACTTGGTTACTTAAAATCTTCCTTCTACCAACGGAAACTATGTCAGAGATTTCATAACTCCACAACTTCTTTATTCTGCATTTGAATCAGGTAAACAGCGAGCATCCATTGGCCAAAGCCATTGTTGAATATGCTAAAAAGTTCAAAGCAGAGGACAATAACCAAACATGGCCTGAAGCACTAGATTTTATTTCCATTACTGGACATGGGGTAAAGGCCATCGTTCAAAACAAAGAAGTAGTTGCAGGCAACAAGAGTCTTATGTTAGATCAGAACATTTTCATACCCGTTGAAGCTgaagaaatattaaaagaaatcgAAGAAATGGCTCAAACTGGAATTTTGGTATCCATTGATCGGAAACTGACCGGGGTTCTTGCCATATCTGATGCACTGAAACCAAGTGCTCGCGATGTCATTTCCATACTCGAAGCCATGAAAGTTAAATCCATCATGGTGACAGGTGATAATTGGGGGACGGCGAAGTCCATAGCCAATGAGGTTGGGATTGATGACATAATTGCAGTAGCTAAACCCGACATGAAAGCTGAGGAAGTGAAGAGACTACAGGTACCTACGTTTTCTCCAATAGAAACTTAGTATAAATTATAACCACTTTATATTTGGGTACAACCAGATTCCCTTTTTGCTTCGAAAGTTCAAACTTAGGTGACAGAACTATGAGTTTGTTTacgtaacagcccaagcccaagcccaagcccaagcccaccgctaacatatattgtctgctttgacccgttacatatcgcggtcagcctcacagttttaaaatgcatttactagggagaggtttccacacctttataagaaatgtttcattcccctctccaaccgatgtgggatctcacaatccgccaccccccttgggaagcctagcgtcctcgctggcactccgCTTAGTGcctgactttgatactatttgtgacaatccaagcccaccgctaacaaatattgtccgttgtagtccgttacgtatcgtcatcactCATggtttaaaacgagtctattaaggagaggtttctacatccttataagcgatgttttgtttccctcgcCAATCGACGTGCGATCTCACCGTTTAGATAGATATTTGTTTGGAATATAAGAAATAAGATGCCTAtagtgttaaggatagttgaccgttcattataaggtaaatatattgtattcatttattattcttcctTTTGACtgttatttccatattatttgtaatttaccatgtTTTTGTATTcggtaaatgattataaataagagaactcatGTAAATAATCTTGGTCACGATGCCACCTacctcgattggagaggggaacgagtgccaacgagtaCGCTAGGCTctaaaggagtggattgtgagattccacctcgattggagaggagaacaaaacattctttataaggtttgaaaacctctccctggtagaagcgttttaaaaaccttgaggggaaactcgaaagggagaGCCTAAATaggataatatattttgtatagCTGATTAGAGAGGATTCTCGCCCATATTTGAGTTTCAATTATAAACTAGCACCAAAGTTTTGCACAAATTTAATAGTATTAATGCTGTTTTTCCCCCTTTCTAACACCTTTACTAAGCATCGTTTTGAATTTTGACATCTATCTAGTCTTTGGGTCATACGGTGGCAATGGTAGGAGACGGGATCAACGACTCGCCAGCGCTTGTGGCTGCAGATGTCGGAATGGCCATTGGTGCAGGCACAGACATTGCAATTGAGGCAGCTGACATAGTCTTGATGAAAAGCAACTTGGAGGATGTCATAACCGCCATCGACCTTTCAAGAAAAACATTCTCCAGGATCCGTCTTAACTACATTTGGGCACTTGGTTACAATCTCCTCAGCATCCCTATCGCAGCCGGAGTCCTTTTCCCATCGACTCGGTTTCGGCTACCTCCATGGATTGCAGGAGCAGCAATGGCAGCCTCTTCTGTTAGTGTTGTTTGTAGTTCTCTCCAGCTCAAGTATTACAAAAGGCCCAAGAAGCTTGATACCCTTGAGATACAAGGCATTAGAGTTGTGTGATTGAGGTTAAAGGTGAGTAAATCTTCCTCTTTTCCCCCCTTTTCCCCCCTTTTCCATGGCTTGCAAGAATTGGTGCATGAATTTGTGGTATTAGCATTGGTTTGTGAGATATAAT
This sequence is a window from Cucurbita pepo subsp. pepo cultivar mu-cu-16 chromosome LG19, ASM280686v2, whole genome shotgun sequence. Protein-coding genes within it:
- the LOC111782170 gene encoding probable copper-transporting ATPase HMA5 isoform X2 codes for the protein MATNFWSLACTRFPNSSNLLPRPHYPSMPKYPAGISLPENRLPTNESTAFFSVTGMTCSACAGSVEKAIKRLPGIREAVVDVLNAKARVQFYPSFVNLDQICEAINDVGFEASIVNDDMIERCRIHIIGMTCTSCSKTLESTIQAIRGVQNAQVALATEEAEVCFDPRILNYNQLLQAIEESGFEALLISTEEDVSKIQLQVDGVRSENSMRVIGSSLEALPGVLGINIDPALSKLSLSYKPNVTGPRNIIQVIESTGSGRFKATIFPEEQGREAYKKEEIKQYYRSFLWSLIFTIPVFLSSMVFTYIPGIKDVLDAKIVNMMTVGELLRWVLSSPVQFIIGRRFYTGSYKALRHGSANMDVLIALGTNAAYFYSVYMVLRSATSSDFKATDFFETSSMLISFILLGKYLEVFAKGKTSEAIVKLMKLVPETATLLTFDNDGNVVREVEIDSRLIQKNDVIKVIPGAKVASDGVVVWGQSHVNESMITGEAKPVAKRTDDTVIGGTLNENGVLHVRATHVGSESALSQIVRLVESAQMAKAPVQKIADRISKFFVPMVIVLSLTTWLVWFLTGKYGGYPKSWIPSSMDSFELALQFGISVMVIACPCALGLATPTAVMVATGVGASKGVLIKGGQALESAHKVNSEHPLAKAIVEYAKKFKAEDNNQTWPEALDFISITGHGVKAIVQNKEVVAGNKSLMLDQNIFIPVEAEEILKEIEEMAQTGILVSIDRKLTGVLAISDALKPSARDVISILEAMKVKSIMVTGDNWGTAKSIANEVGIDDIIAVAKPDMKAEEVKRLQSLGHTVAMVGDGINDSPALVAADVGMAIGAGTDIAIEAADIVLMKSNLEDVITAIDLSRKTFSRIRLNYIWALGYNLLSIPIAAGVLFPSTRFRLPPWIAGAAMAASSVSVVCSSLQLKYYKRPKKLDTLEIQGIRVV
- the LOC111782168 gene encoding probable inactive leucine-rich repeat receptor-like protein kinase At3g03770 yields the protein MAQVVHNSVLLVIVVLLVRIGLSQQSSQTRTLLRIQQLLNFPAVLSTWNNNTDFCNLEPDSSVTVVCYGGNMTQLHIIGKKGAVLLPRNFSMNAFVNTLVKLPDLKVLTLVSLGLWGSIPGRIAHLSSLEILNMSSNFLYGGIPQEISLLSGLRTLILDGNMLAGQLPEWFRALPLLTVLSLKHNVLNGSLPNSLSELENLRVLSLSHNHFYGELPDLSTLTNLQVLELEDNGFGPQFPQLGNKLVTLKLSRNKFRSSIPAEVNSFYQLQYLDVALNSLVGPLPPVLFSLQSLSYLNISRNKLTGMVFDNISCNDELKFVDLSSNLLTGSLPKCLLSDDKNRVVLYARNCLVTEEQQQHPVSFCRNEALAVGIVAEGKKKDRSRKAVLALSIVGSVVGVIVLLGIGFFVVRRKNEKNTTKKPRTTLIIENPSAEYTSKLFSDARYISQTMKFAPLGLSTYRVLSYEEIEEATNNFDSSAFMGEGSQGQIYRGQLKDGSFVAIRCLKMKRRYSTQNFTHHIDLISKLRHRHLVSALGHCFELYLDDSSVSRIFLVFEYVPNGTLKSWISERHSRRSLTWTQRIAAAVGIAKGLQFLHTVAGVYSNKIKITDVLLDQNLVAKISSYNLPLMAESMAEVSRGKSSGGSKDHSDNERINQEAQADIYDFGVILLEIIRGRAFKSKGEINVLREKIQEAISSDSVARKSIVDPGVQNECIDQSLKTMMEVCVRCLLKDPFTRPSIEDVLWNLQFAAQVQDAWCGEYRSSEGSPVSPKLSIC
- the LOC111782170 gene encoding probable copper-transporting ATPase HMA5 isoform X1 — encoded protein: MATNFWSLACTRFPNSSNLLPRPHYPSMPKYPAGISLPENRLPTNESTAFFSVTGMTCSACAGSVEKAIKRLPGIREAVVDVLNAKARVQFYPSFVNLDQICEAINDVGFEASIVNDDMIERCRIHIIGMTCTSCSKTLESTIQAIRGVQNAQVALATEEAEVCFDPRILNYNQLLQAIEESGFEALLISTEEDVSKIQLQVDGVRSENSMRVIGSSLEALPGVLGINIDPALSKLSLSYKPNVTGPRNIIQVIESTGSGRFKATIFPEEQGREAYKKEEIKQYYRSFLWSLIFTIPVFLSSMVFTYIPGIKDVLDAKIVNMMTVGELLRWVLSSPVQFIIGRRFYTGSYKALRHGSANMDVLIALGTNAAYFYSVYMVLRSATSSDFKATDFFETSSMLISFILLGKYLEVFAKGKTSEAIVKLMKLVPETATLLTFDNDGNVVREVEIDSRLIQKNDVIKVIPGAKVASDGVVVWGQSHVNESMITGEAKPVAKRTDDTVIGGTLNENGVLHVRATHVGSESALSQIVRLVESAQMAKAPVQKIADRISKFFVPMVIVLSLTTWLVWFLTGKYGGYPKSWIPSSMDSFELALQFGISVMVIACPCALGLATPTAVMVATGVGASKGVLIKGGQALESAHKVNCIVFDKTGTLTVGKPVVVKTKLLKNMVLKEFYELVAATEVNSEHPLAKAIVEYAKKFKAEDNNQTWPEALDFISITGHGVKAIVQNKEVVAGNKSLMLDQNIFIPVEAEEILKEIEEMAQTGILVSIDRKLTGVLAISDALKPSARDVISILEAMKVKSIMVTGDNWGTAKSIANEVGIDDIIAVAKPDMKAEEVKRLQSLGHTVAMVGDGINDSPALVAADVGMAIGAGTDIAIEAADIVLMKSNLEDVITAIDLSRKTFSRIRLNYIWALGYNLLSIPIAAGVLFPSTRFRLPPWIAGAAMAASSVSVVCSSLQLKYYKRPKKLDTLEIQGIRVV